The Planctomycetota bacterium DNA window AAGGCCGAGAATCGCCAAATCGCGGCCATCCGGCTCCCGAACTGACGAACTTGGGCTAGCGTGCGGGTTCGACTGAAGGTTCCTGTGGCTCAAACGGTCGGCCATGATGAAGGCCACTGTCTCCTCGTCTACGACGTGCGGCCGGGCGTACACCGCAACGTCCACGGTGCCGTCGCCGCCCGCGGTCGCCAGCACACCAAAGCCCTTGTTCCCCTCGAAGTACTCTTCCAAGCCCATCGCAATCCTCTCTGCGCCAATGCCGTCCCCTTCACTCATTCTATGGAAGCGGAGTTCCGCGTCAATCGCCAGGCCCACGCGCTGGGAGCATGGCCCCCGGCTTTGACGCGAATGGGAAGCGCGCCACAATCAGGCGAACGGCTGATAGGAAAGAAGGACATGGAGGCGAGGATCCGACCAGGTGTCAGCGCCTGCCTCCTCGGCCAGAAGGTGCGCTTCGATGGCGGCCACACGCTCGACCGCTTCATCTCCGAGCCCTATACCCCCTCTCGCTCTTGAGGAAGTGTTTGAGCACTCGGTGCCTGCCCAACTCGTTCATCGGCCATACCTCCGCACCTCGGCCGCGAGCACATCACGGAGCGCGCCCGCCTGCCTGCGAATGGCCGCCCTGTCGTCCCGGCTCAGGCGGTCCAGGTTACGCACCTGGAACCCCATCCGGCGGTTCGCCCTCAGCCGCTTCTCATGGCGCGCCAGGAAGTCCCAGTAGAGCGTCGTGAAGGGGCAGGCGTGGTGGCCGAGGGGCCTTGCAGGGTCGAAGCGGCAGCCGAGGCAGTAATTCGACATCCTCTGGATGTAGCGGCCCGTCGCCACGTAGGGCTTGCTCGACATCACGCCGCCATCGGCGAACTGCGACATCCCCAGCACATTCGGCAGCGTCACCCAGTCCACCGCGTCCACGTAAACGGCGAGGAACCACTTGTGGACCTCGAAGGGATGGACGCCCAGAAGCTGCGCGAAGAGGCCGGCGACCATGAGCCGCTGGATGTGATGGGCGAAGCCGAGGGCCAGCGTCTGCCCGACCACCTCGCGCAGGCAGGCCATCTCCGTCTCGCCCGTCCAGTAGAACCATGGCAGCGGCGCGTCGGCCCCGAGAGCGTTCGATTCCTGGTAATCGGGCATGCAGCGCCAGTAGACGCCGCGGATAAACTCGCGCCAGCCGATGAACTGGCGAATCACGGCCTCGGCGGACTGGAGCGGGGCGTGGCCATCCTGGTACGCCGTCTCTACCGCCGCCACCGCATCGCGCGGGTCGAGCAGCTTCAGGTTGACAGGGGCCGAGAGCCGCGAGTGGTAGACCCAGGGCTGCCCAGTCCACATCGCATCCTCATAGGGGCCGAATTGTGCCAGCCGGTTCTCGACGAAGTCGTCCAGCGCCCGGCGGGCATCGGCCGGCGTCACAGGCCAGTCGAAGTGCGCGAGGCTGCCGGGGTGGTTGACAAAGCGCTGTTCCACGAGGCGAATCGCCTCGCGGGTCACCCTGTCCGCTGGGAACCCGAGCGGCCGCGGGAGTTCGCCCGGACCCTCTTTGCCGAAGCTCCGGCGGTTGGCGGCGTCGTAGTTCCACTGGCCGCCAATCGGCCTCCTGCCCTCCACGAGCAGGCCGAGTCTGCGGCGCATCTGGCGATAGAAGTACTCGAGACGCAACCGCCTCCGCCCTTCGGCGTGAGCGGCAAACTCGCCGTGCGAGCAGAGGAAGTGGCGATCGGGGCGGACCTCCAGTGGCAGGGCGAGCGACTTCGCCGCAGCGGTGAGGGCCTGTTTCACGCGCCACTCGCCCGGCTCGACGACGATGAGCCGCTGTGGCTTGAGGCGCCTGACCGCCTCGGCCAACTCGGCGGCGAGGCCGCTGCGTTCGGCCCCGTCGTCAAGGGCATGGTAGTCCACCGCCACGCCCCTATCGCGCAGGGCATCACGAAAGTGCCGCATCGCGGCCAGGAACAGCGCGATGCGGGCCCTGTGCGACCACACATAGGCCGCCTCCTCCCCCACCTCGGCCATCCAGACCACGTCGGCGGCCGCGTCGAACCCATCGAAAGCCGCCGAGCTCGCGTCGAGCTGATCCCCGAGCACCAGAACGAGCGCGCGGACCTGCCTCGGTGTTGGCCTCATAGTAAGCGCCCTACCGGGCCACGACGCTCCCGCGGGATGAAACCTGACGCTTCCGCGACCACGCGACAGCCGCCGCAGGAGAGGGAGAGCGGCTCCCGAGCCCCTCTGGAGGGTCTTGAGTCTAAGGCATTCCCCGCAAAGGATCAACGGCGGGCCGGCTGCGGGCAGGAATCGCGGGCAGTTTCCGTTGCGGAGATCAACGCAAGAGGGCGAAGGTCCGCCGCAAACGTAGCCGCGAGCGTCCCGCTTGCGGCTCGCTTTATCCGTTCGACAAGCGGGACGCTTGTCGCTACAAGAAGCCGCAACACAAGCTACCTACAGAAATGGCCCACACCCCATGCTGGACAAGAGAGGGTGCGAAGCGGCAGGGTGGGCGGCCGTGCGGCGCGCCCCTGCGTCGCTGGGAGACATTGAAGGCGGCCATGCCCCGACAACGCGGTCCGGATGCTTGCGGGTGGAGCGAGGCGGAGGAAAAGACTTGACACTGCACGGCGGCTTGGCTATAATGCCAATTCGCCAAGCAGCCAAGGAGTCCAAGATGGACGCACAGACACAAGCTCGCTTCGTGGCCAGGGCCAAGATCGTGAAGGCCATGGCCCACCCGACCCGCCTCTTCCTGGTCGAGGAACTCGCTAAGGGCGAGCGCTGCGTGTGCGAACTCACCCAGATGGTGGGCGCCGACATGTCCACGGTCTCCAAGCACCTGTCTGTCTTGAAGGCCGCCGGCATTCTCGACGATGAGAGGCGCGGGAGCCAGGTCTTCTACACTCTGCGGTGCCCGTGCGTCCTCAGCTTCTTCGAGTGCGTGGAAGCGGTGATGAAGCGGAACGCCGAGGAGCAGTTGGCGCTGACCGCGTGAGGCCGCCCGGTGGGCGGCCTTTCGCGTGCGAGACATTTGGCGGTTTGGCCAAACGTCCACTGGCGACCGCGAGGCCGAGACTAGGTCGCACTTGCTGAAGGGGTAACGATGAAGAAGGAACTGAAGGTCTTCGCGTGGTTGGCCGGTATCTTCCTGTTCTTCTACTTCGTGCCGTTCAGCAACCCAAAGATCTCGGCGGCCGTTGCTGAGGCCTTCCGGCTCCTTCAGTGGTACGTGCGCGAGCATACACTCGCCTGCGTGGTGCCAGCCATGTTCATCGCGGGGGGGATCAGCACGTTCCTGTCGCAGGCTTCGGTGATGCGGTATCTAGGCCCGAAGTCCAACCGGTTCCTCGCCTACACGGTCGGGGCGGTCGCCGGCTGCATCCTGGCCGTGTGTTCGTGCAGCGTGCTGCCGATGTTCGCCGGCATCTACGCGATGGGGGCCGGCCTCGGGCCGGGCAGTGCCTTCCTCTATTCGGGGCCGGCCATCAACGTGATGGCCATCTTCCTGTCGGCCAGCGTCCTGGGCTACGACCTCGGTGTCGCGCGGGTGATTGGCTCGATCGGTTTCGCCTACGTCATCGGCCTGCTGATGGCCTTCATCTTCCGCCACGCCGAGCAGAAGAGGGTGGAAGCGGCGATGCAACTGCCGCCCCCGCCGGCCAGCCGCCGCAACCTGCTCCAAACCCTGGCCTACTTCGCCGCGATGGTGCTCTTTCTGGTCTTCAGCGATTGGGCGAGCACCCACGACGTGACGATCGCCCTCAAGGACGGCACGACCCTGAAGGCGAACGTGCGGACGCAGATGATTGACACAATGGACGTGCAGGTCTATGGGGCAGATGGCAAGCTGGCGCCCGAGGTGAAGCGTCTGGCGATGGAGGACATCGCGGAGGTGAAGCCCGTGCCGAGCTTCACCATGAGCATCCACGGCGTCAAGTGGTACCTGGCCGGCGCGATGGGCCTGGCCGTGCTGCTCATGCTCTGGCGGTGGTTCGACCGCGAGGAGATCAAGGAGTGGCTGGGGGCCACGTGGAGCTTCGGCAAGATGATCGTGCCGCTGCTCTTCGGCGGCGTGTTCGTCACGGGGTTCATCTCGGCCCTCATCCCCGAGAAGGCCGTCGCGGCCGTCGTGGGCGACAACGGTCTGCTGTCCACCTTCATCGCCTCCTTCGTGGGGATGTGCTGGTACTTCGCCACGCTGACCGAGATTCCGATCGTCCAGGCGCTGATGAAGCTCGGCATGGCCAAGGGGCCGGCGCTGGCGCTGTTGCTGGCGGGGCCGGCGCTCTCGATCCCCAGCATCCTGGTGCTGATCAAGATCATGGGCGTGAAGAAGACCCTGGTGTTCTGTGCCCTGGCCGTCGTGATGTCCACCATCGTGGGGATGGTCTTCGGAGCGATCGTCTAAGGGAGACAACCCGTGGCGAAACCTGCAAAGGGCCTGAGCGTCTTCGAGCGGTATCTGACCGTGTGGGTGATCCTGTGCATCCTCGGCGGGATCCTCCTGGGGCGGGTGGCGCCCGGCGTCGCGAAGTTCCTCGACGGCCTGGCGATCTACGTCGGCGAGGCGCCCGTCGTCTCCATCCCCATCGCCATTTGCCTCTTCTTCATGATGTACCCGATCATGGTGAAGATTGACTTCGCCGAGGTGCTCCAGGCGGGCAGGAATGCCAAGCCCGTCGGCCTCACGCTCTTCGTCAACTGGGCGATCAAGCCCTTCACCATGTACTTCATCGCCCTTTTCTTCCTCGGCACGCTGTTTCTGGGCTTCATCGGCCCGGACGCGAAGGACTACGTGAAGATGCCGCTGGGCCTCGACCTCGACGTGGGCGCCGCCTACGGGGCGGGCCGGGTGGTGATGCACGAGGGGGCCAAGATGCTCGAGGTGCCGCTGTGGCGGAGCTATCTGGCTGGCTGCATCCTGCTCGGCATCGCGCCCTGCACCGCGATGGTGCTGGTGTGGGGCTACCTGGCGAAGGGCAACGACGGCCACACGCTGGTGATGGTGGCGATCAACTCGCTCACGATGCTCGTCCTCTACGGCCCGCTCGGCGGGTTCCTCCTCGGCGTGGGCCGGCTGCCCGTGCCGTGGCAGGCGCTGCTGCTCTCCATCGCCATCTATGTGGCGTTGCCGCTCGTGGCGGGCTACTTCAGCCGCAAGTGGCTCATCCGGGCCAAGGGCGAGGCGTGGTTCAAGGAGAAGTTCCTCCACGTCCTCACCCCCATCACGATCCTCGCCCTGCTCGTCACGCTGGTGCTCCTCTTCTCGTTCAAGGGCGAGGTGATCCTGGGCAACCCGCTGACAATCCTGTGGATTGCCATTCCGCTGTTCATCCAGACCAACCTGATCTTCTGGCTCGGCTACTGGTGGTCGAAGCCGCTGAGACTCACGTATGAGGACGCTGCGCCGAGCGCGATGATCGGCGCCTCGAATCACTTTGAGGTGGCGATTGCCACGGCCACGATGCTCTTCGGCCTCTCGTCGGGCGCCGCGTTGGCCACCGTCGTCGGCGTGCTGATCGAGGTGCCCGTGATGCTGATGCTCGTGAAGATCTGCCTGGCCACCCGCCACTGGTTCCCCGCTGAGGAAAGGCATTCCGCATGAGCGAACGAGAAGACACACACGAACTGGTGAAGAAGGCCTACGGCTCCGTGGCACGGAAGCAGTCCTCGTGCTGCGGGCCGAAGGCGTCGTGCTGCGGCAAAGCGCCCGCGGCAGCCGAGGGCGCGCCCGTGCCCGAGGCCGACATGGGCCTCTCGTGCGGCGACCCCGTGGCCTTCTCGCACCTGAAGCCGGGCGACGTGGTGCTCGACCTCGGCAGCGGCGGAGGCAAGGACGTGTTCCTGGCCGCCCAGCGGGTCGGCCCGACGGGCCGCGCCATCGGGGTCGACATGACCCCCGACATGCT harbors:
- a CDS encoding pyridoxamine 5'-phosphate oxidase family protein yields the protein MGLEEYFEGNKGFGVLATAGGDGTVDVAVYARPHVVDEETVAFIMADRLSHRNLQSNPHASPSSSVREPDGRDLAILGL
- a CDS encoding cryptochrome/photolyase family protein; the protein is MRPTPRQVRALVLVLGDQLDASSAAFDGFDAAADVVWMAEVGEEAAYVWSHRARIALFLAAMRHFRDALRDRGVAVDYHALDDGAERSGLAAELAEAVRRLKPQRLIVVEPGEWRVKQALTAAAKSLALPLEVRPDRHFLCSHGEFAAHAEGRRRLRLEYFYRQMRRRLGLLVEGRRPIGGQWNYDAANRRSFGKEGPGELPRPLGFPADRVTREAIRLVEQRFVNHPGSLAHFDWPVTPADARRALDDFVENRLAQFGPYEDAMWTGQPWVYHSRLSAPVNLKLLDPRDAVAAVETAYQDGHAPLQSAEAVIRQFIGWREFIRGVYWRCMPDYQESNALGADAPLPWFYWTGETEMACLREVVGQTLALGFAHHIQRLMVAGLFAQLLGVHPFEVHKWFLAVYVDAVDWVTLPNVLGMSQFADGGVMSSKPYVATGRYIQRMSNYCLGCRFDPARPLGHHACPFTTLYWDFLARHEKRLRANRRMGFQVRNLDRLSRDDRAAIRRQAGALRDVLAAEVRRYGR
- a CDS encoding metalloregulator ArsR/SmtB family transcription factor is translated as MDAQTQARFVARAKIVKAMAHPTRLFLVEELAKGERCVCELTQMVGADMSTVSKHLSVLKAAGILDDERRGSQVFYTLRCPCVLSFFECVEAVMKRNAEEQLALTA
- a CDS encoding permease, coding for MKKELKVFAWLAGIFLFFYFVPFSNPKISAAVAEAFRLLQWYVREHTLACVVPAMFIAGGISTFLSQASVMRYLGPKSNRFLAYTVGAVAGCILAVCSCSVLPMFAGIYAMGAGLGPGSAFLYSGPAINVMAIFLSASVLGYDLGVARVIGSIGFAYVIGLLMAFIFRHAEQKRVEAAMQLPPPPASRRNLLQTLAYFAAMVLFLVFSDWASTHDVTIALKDGTTLKANVRTQMIDTMDVQVYGADGKLAPEVKRLAMEDIAEVKPVPSFTMSIHGVKWYLAGAMGLAVLLMLWRWFDREEIKEWLGATWSFGKMIVPLLFGGVFVTGFISALIPEKAVAAVVGDNGLLSTFIASFVGMCWYFATLTEIPIVQALMKLGMAKGPALALLLAGPALSIPSILVLIKIMGVKKTLVFCALAVVMSTIVGMVFGAIV
- the arsB gene encoding ACR3 family arsenite efflux transporter is translated as MAKPAKGLSVFERYLTVWVILCILGGILLGRVAPGVAKFLDGLAIYVGEAPVVSIPIAICLFFMMYPIMVKIDFAEVLQAGRNAKPVGLTLFVNWAIKPFTMYFIALFFLGTLFLGFIGPDAKDYVKMPLGLDLDVGAAYGAGRVVMHEGAKMLEVPLWRSYLAGCILLGIAPCTAMVLVWGYLAKGNDGHTLVMVAINSLTMLVLYGPLGGFLLGVGRLPVPWQALLLSIAIYVALPLVAGYFSRKWLIRAKGEAWFKEKFLHVLTPITILALLVTLVLLFSFKGEVILGNPLTILWIAIPLFIQTNLIFWLGYWWSKPLRLTYEDAAPSAMIGASNHFEVAIATATMLFGLSSGAALATVVGVLIEVPVMLMLVKICLATRHWFPAEERHSA